tttttcaatttttttttcgttctccatGCTTATCAAGTGTATACactttatgtatatgtacatataaaattCTAAATATTCAATGACAATCCTATCTTTATTACTATCAACTATGAGGAAACAATATTTGGTGACTATCGAGTTTGTGTAATTATATATCAATTACAGGGGTGTGTAGCATTCACCGTCGTTTTGGAGttctttgttcctttttttttttcaatttcttttttcctattcaGAAACCAACGGTAGCTTCTGTATATGAATAGTAAATGAGATTGTTTTCAGGCATCAATGTGGCGACTTGGTATTTTAGTATCAGTGATACGatataccattttttttttggtctagCGACCTTGTCTGGTGTGTCTCGTTACATTCAATCCcttttggaaataatttattcctgATTGCAGAACACTGAAGTAAAGTAAATTTGTAGTAACAACTTATATCTAAGATAAAATGTTCCGCATCTAATTCTGCATTAATTGgattaagaatttttcaaaatttctagGATGTCCaatttttatctgaaataCTTCAGACCGGCTacgagcaaaaatttttcgataaacaGTTCTGAATCTAATACCGCGATGTGGGCTGCTCTGCCTATGAGCGCGTTAGCAGTCGGAGGCAGAGCATGATGAACGTCGTATCTCACCAAACTGACATCAGAAGTAGACATCACTGGATATAATATGTTGTGTACCATTTCTCTATATGCTGCACCTGCGACATCGAAGAAAATATCATGGATTTATCATGGTGATAAATTTTCGCTTTCAGTGGCGAGAGACGTAACTGAAGTTTACCTTGATCCGTTGGATCCCGAATAGCAGCTTTGCAGAGTTCTATACGAGCCGAGTGTAGAGGTACGTAACGATCCTGGGCACTGCCGCACAGTAAAACGTGTCTGAATAGTTGTAAATTGCTACGTTGGCTCAGTCGAAACATGAAAGAGTGTCGTACGTCAACCGCATCTTTCATTGCTAGCTGTAGCAGAGATcctgattttttccatttctgcaTGAACCACATACCTAGTTTCAAATATCACATAATTAGTGGAAATTCAAATCGACGGATCGGCATAGCGTCGGGTACAAGTTGGTTGGATTATTCAAAGCGGGAAAAGTACatcgtaaaaattcaaacctgCATTCACCAGACCGCTTGTATTGTAAAGAGTACCAAGATGTGGTCCGCTGAGACTTAGGAAGGTATGGAGGCGCGATAAAAGCGGCCGAAGTTGGGGTCGTGTGAGTGCGCTCCGTATAATTATGGTCCCCAAAGAATGCCCAATGAAGCTAACCTTGGACGGGTTTAATCCTGAGGTTTCTATGTGATGAAGGATCTCTGATACTAAGCGGTCAGTCATCGTATCAAAGTCTGAGAATGTGTCACCCTGTGTAAGttggtttttctgttttttgttttgtttcttttgcaACTCACTCtcttaaaataaaaagtacttTTGGATCCAAGACATGGAGATACGAAAAAAGTGGAATATTCTAGTACCTGATTCCTCTCGGACATTAGAAAGTCCAGATGAGCTCCGGTGAGACCTAATTCCAGGTAGGTTTTGACGAGTCTGAGGTCTGCGGCATTGCCCTCCAGACCATGAACACATATTATAAGGTGGACACCCTCGGGTGAGAAGAGTCGGTACTCGTCGCTGATGTGGAAGTACGGCAGTGTAGAAGCCAGCGTAGGATAATCACTAAGAGGCACATTGGATCTTAGAGGGTGAAGCGGTAGGGTCGGGAGTTCGCCATTGCCAAATGAATGGGCGCGCTTATGGCATCGACTCGGAAggccttttttctctctatagGGCCGGGAGATAAAGTTAacttaaattaaaaataactgAAAGGGGAATCAAAAAAGAGTTTTCTAGGGGCATTCCACAATTTCTTCGATCACcttatgattaatttttgatgATTACAAAAGGTGATCGTTCGTGGTTGAATCGGGTGTTCAATACCAGATTTAAGTAACTAAAGATGAATAAACTAAaggatttcaatttcaaagctCTGAAGAGAAAATTCGTGACTCGGAAGtggaacaaaatcaaaaaattccatatTACAGCGACTGACCCATTGATAACAAATTTACATTATCCTACGTTTTAGGCGCTACAGGAATTTTTTAACGAAACCAAACATTgctatacctgtatattttTCCAGAGAAGCCCATCTGCTGCTTGAACTCCTCCTTGCACTTATTGAAATTTACCACGTGGTCCTGCGTCGACTGCAAAAGTTCCTTTCCCTCTTGGTAACAATCGAAACACATATCTTGCATTCCATACGCATTATCTCGCTCCTTGATTCGGCTCCTCTGCGGGCTACAAGGTGCAGTCTTACAATGTTTCTGGTTTGTCACACTTTTTACCGTTTCGTAAACGTGATAAATTGGGTTATCTATCGGGGCAGGTGGATCTTGGAATTCCTCCGGTGGTGGCGGTTCGTCCTGAAACATCTTAGGCGGCGGTAATCGTACCTCTTCGTAAGAATGTTCCGTACTTTCCCTCGTTTCAGAAGAATGAGGAACACTTTCAGTCTTAGATTTAGAAGCGATCTTTGACAGCTTCTGTCGCAACGCCTGCCCCGATAATTTTAGATCTTGGTTTTCTGAGCTGGATGTATCCCCGCTACTCACCCACCCCGAACACTCAGACGTCAAATTGCTCGAGCTGGAGCTCGTTGTTAGACTACTAGGCCTTGTGGACGGCGGGCTTAAAAGACTTGAAATTACTGCAAAACTGTTGCTGAAAGTTTCTCTTCCGTCATTGATAGGCATGCAAGGTAAAGAGATAGCACTTCGTGGCACAACAACTCGGTTATTTTGATCTACGGGAACGCTGGCACATCTGAGTCGTGTTGTATAGGGGCCAATACTACCGTCATGTTGCACCGAAAAAGAATTGTTGAGAGTTTTTTCACTGCTGTTTTGAATTTCTACAGGTGACTTAGGGGGCTCAGTTTTAAGGATGATAGTGTTGTTGTTCTCCAGTTCGCAGACATTAGGGGTGGCACCATTGGTGCTCGGTAACCTATTCTTAAAGCCATGTGGGAGGGGCGCAGGTCTTCTGCCTCTGTGACTGCACTTCCTAGAAGACTCAAAATTCTCAGCTTCTATGGCTGGAGCCGAATGTGGGCGTCTAGAGCCCTTCTCTCGGTCTCTCTGATTCTCCCCACGTGATTTAGGTTTCACACCAATTGTTTCATAGCGAGGTTTTCGAGAATCTGGAATACGCCTATTGAATAACGGTAGCTTTTCCCTCTGGTCTGCCCGGGAACTACTACGTCCGGGTTTTCCGTCGATGATAGGTTTCTCGTTTTGAGATCGCAGGCCGTAATTGTTGCGGTCGACTTCTCTGCCCGGAGTCAGACCATCGGGCATTGGAAATCTATCTACACTTTTATTAAGGCATTTTAATTGTTCGTCGCTGTTCTCATGTGACTCCGCTTCTCCTCTGTTAGCATGCAGTCGCCCGAGTGAGCCGGGAATGAGAAGATCCTCTATATTTCTACTGTTTAAACTTTGACCagtcgaattttcaattacagaACGTTTCAATCCTGAATTGGATTTCCCATTGGCATGAGTGTGAGATCTCCAGAACTGGAGGCTGTTTGTATTATACTTGATTACGTGTTCTTGGTTGCGCTTCTTATCCCTAGGTGTACGATCTAGAGTTTCACTGTGTGAGATTCTGGACTGCGCCTTATCGTCGATAATAGAGTCTTTAAATGGAGAACTACTGACGTCTGATTTGCTTGTCGGAAACGCAGCGGGCACTCTATCAACCAATGGCTGATATGCAGTCCCATAATTGCTCATCCGCGACTCATTCCGGTTCTTACGATTTTCAGGGGAGCGAGAACTTCCATTCCTATCCTTGCTCCGTGGCTTTGCAGCACTATCGGAAGGCAGGCAATCGGCCAGCTGTACCAGTTCCATAGATCCTAAGGGCGTATTAGGAATCGTCTGATAAATTCCACAAGAAGATACTTGCTCACCGGTTACTGAGGAGGGTCGATAACCAGGAAAATATCCATTGAGAGGAAGTTCTGGAAACATCGCTGCTAGCAGGGATGTTATCGACCTTGAATCTACGTTGGAATTAATCGCAGTATGCGACGAAccctgcagaaaaaaaaaaaaatttcattttattgggTGAATATTATTCTAAACTACTGTTGGAGTATCTCATCTGAAATTGGGTTCGTTCTCACAAGCCGTGCAATAATTTGAGTTTTCATTCTATTTGTCTTTCACTATACCCGGGCTTGTTGTTGCCCCGCATGCGGTACGAGGAGCTGAGTAGACTTGGCTCTTGGCAAAGTGGCGACAGGTGTTGTACCGAGAGAAGGGTTTGGCGCCGAACAAGCCTGATGcgtgttagaaaaaaataggcCACTGTGATGCCCTCCGGAGGGGTGTCTGCTCCTTGCACTAGGAACCGTAGCTGGCAGTGTACCGTTATGAAACGCAGCTCTGTGCCGAGGTATGAGTTGCGTGGAGGCAGATCTCGGGAGTGTCTTAGCAGGCGTCTGAATCTGCGGAGGTATTATTTCCGGTCCAAGTTGATCGAGAGATTTACTGTGCCTCGCAGGGAGAGTTGAGGGTGCTAAAACTACCCGTCCGTGCACGGAGCCAATGCTCTGAGCTATGCTCTCGTTTCTTGGGGACCACAAATCGGTGGAACGTTTTTCTAATATCGCTGCAATGCCACAACTGCAGTCATCCATGCTAGGAACTGGTAAAtgattgtaaaaattaatatacgaTTGGGAGGGCTCGTTTGATTCCAAGAAAAAACTCACCACTGTTCCGGTGTCTATGTTGCATGTCGGCGTACTGGTCTTCGAAAATAAGAGGAAGCGAGTGAAAATCGCCATCTAGTTCCAAACAATGGACTGGAAGCGGTGGTAACGCTGAAAGGTAACGAGATCTCCTCGCAGCCTCGCTAACAGCTTGATACGATTGATAATTGGCGTCATAACAACCAGCCGCTGACGTCCGGGGGTTCCCCAAAACGAAAAAGCCCTCTGCGAATCTGTTCACCTAAATTTTAGTGAATCGTTCAGATTCTTCTAATCGACAGAGACCGGCAGATAAAAGTAAGCCTATAAAATATTGTAGTAGCAGCAGCTTTTGATTCCCCACTTTTTTGCACCTCGAAAAagttgatcgaaaattatAAGATAGCGAATAATGAAGAATACTCTATAGAATCCCTTAAAAATATCATTGATTTTTGTGTGTCCGAGTAACCTGGATCAAGCAACCTAACATTCTCTGCATAACAGCACCCTTATGAAAATGTGATATTAGGTCGTCCGGCGACTAACATACTCTTAGCTGGTGATGAATGTGAGCCAGATGCTCGTGCACAGCTTGCCGACCAGAAAAGGCTTCGAGAAAGTGCTGCCACAGGACGATATTTTGAGCACATAGTTGCGCTATATCTGCGTCTTCTGTGCTCATCATCTAAAAAAAGTTCCAATGGTATGTTATGGCTTGACactgaataattgaataatttttaacaaataataatcataattgaTAAGATGAAACGTGCATTTTCGACCTTGGTAATTTCTTTGTGAGTATTTTGCGCTAGCTCTAGGGCTCTCTGTTGCCAGGAAGGAAGTAGACGAGCAAGATCTGCCATTTCAACAAGCAGAGATTCTCGAGCGGTCAGCAGAAGCCGGACTACTTCCTGTTGCACCAGTTGAGCGTGGTGTATCCTTGTCGCGGAACCCACACATCTGGTAGTATGTTCCTGTAGGATATTATTCCAAAAATTATCCGGATGCAAAGTCTAGTATGCAATTCAATATACAgttaatgattatttttctgaaACTCACAATATTTCCGAACAGAATTTTGCTTTCATCATTCACACCGGTTTGCTTAAACTGTAACCATGGCTTGCCTCCACGTGGAGCACTGTAACGTATAAGCATGTAGATAAAAATACCAGAagaattttctatctttcattAAGTTAAGACACACTCACCAACTTTGTACGTAATGCAAAATACTTTTTCTGCCATAGTAATGATCAGACATAGAAAAAACGATACAACGGTGCAATTAGTCATGACCCCTCGTGAAATGTAAGCGATTGTTTATCATGAATTTGCTGGTGGGATATCAAGTATCTACAAAATATCTTTCAACAAAATATTAGGTAGCTAGACATTGGCCATCTAATTACGGAAtttaaattgaagaatatacTGACTTTATATAAGGTTGATGTAGAGCGACGAGGCAGACATGAATGGTGATGGAAACTGCTGCGAGATGGAAATAATCGAAGAGTACGGGTAGATGATAATGCAGTCCTTTTGTCGGGGTAAAATTTAACTGTAGAGCTCTGAAAGTTAGagcaagaaaacaaaaaaataaaaaagtgaacTGAGTATGAAAAACTGATTgaggaatatttttaaaacggCACGTCCATACCTTGATGAAACGCAGGTCATATTGCCTGGTTGAGTGGGTTGACTGAACCATAACTCGATACCAAGATTGAAATGAGTTCGAGAAAGGGTCTCCTCGATTCTGTGACTATGTACAAGTACGTGTGCACGAAACAGGACCGAAGTACCTAAAGTTACTTCTTCATTGCGGTAAAGAATCTGGAATCTTTTGCTGGTACCTGGTTCCTCCAAAGAATCTGGGACAAGGAACCGATAGAATAgtttatatttaatatttgtaAAACAGCTTTCATACAAAGAATCAGACTAGAAAAGACAGCTACAAATCAACTCACGGTTGCGCAACTGGTTTACTTCAACTTTGACGGGCAGCTTAGGCGAAACTCTGAGGGCTGTACGTATTTGGTAATAACTAAAAGTAAGAAAACGAATCACTACCTTGACTGGTAATGTACCTGAAGTCATCTAATTTTTGATTGCGATATGAGAAACTATACTCTTAcaattatgatttttatttaacaattGTAATATTGCTTACCCACGTTGGAAAAGGTCGACATTGTAGAACTTGCATAGTTCGAGGGAGAACTCGAGAGTAGCCTGTAGATCACTCATTTCTTAGCTCACACACACCCCAACTTCCAAATCGGCCTCGTTGGATTTCTTTTTACATTACTCTGAAATATCTCTTTGGAGCAGGAATGTCTCTGCAGTGAATAACGTAAAGCACGTAATTGCATTCTTCACTCAAAACACCTGCGacgttcctccttttttccatttctctaaACTTTCGGCTCCAATGGTTATCTGATATTCATAGATTAATTATCGAACATAGCAGCTTTTTGAATCATCCTCCATTTCCAAAACCTTATCTACTCGGTAAAAGTTCAAATATTATACTCACAGATCTTCTGGTCATTGTCATGGTAATAATTTCCTCTGTCAATTGATCCTAGTAGCTGAATAATTTCTCGACTGGTAATATATGCGTTTATTGCATTTACACGATTCACAATCCTGATATTCCAGGAACTTGAACCCTTTCGTTTCaaatataagaaataaataaatatctgtACCTATAATACGTGCGATTCGCGGGGTAATTAGTTCACTAACTGAGCCACACGGGacgggtataataataatatgagaTGAATTAGTGCTAGGAAGGAATCCGCTGCAGCCCCTCTGACTATTCAGCAAAGGACTATTTTTAATGCCGCTGACCTTTCATTATAACACATAGCGGATATCGTAGCAGTAAGTTTTTTACACACTAGCTTCTTTTACCATATTCAGGATATCGTTCGATGTTCATCGGATCCAGTTCCATGGATTGACGAAAGTTTCAATATAAAATCATTATTGTTACAGCGTTGATCGTTACTCGATTaataatctaaaaaaaaaaatttattcttgtcattatagaaagaaaaagatccaAATGTAactaatcgttgaaaatttgtgcGTACACTTGATGTGATATTATCCAACGATACACCCACACCTcgaaattaaatattaaaatatgtaCGCATATCGAACTTTTGTCATACAATAGTGCTTTTGaagtaaaattttaataaattatcgcGACGGTTTAATAGGCCCAATTAGTCAGCGCGCCTTCTTTTTATAATAATCGCGATGTATCGATGCACAAGTGTACTATAGCCCATACAAATTAAGTATGCATAAGTTTAGTGTGTGTAGAGATGTGTGTAGTATATGTATCGGCGAGGATACCCTGTGATCCGGGCTGTTCTGGATAAAATATTCTGGATTTGCCAGGGGGTTCCTGGTTGATCAAGGCGGGTGGTAGAAGGGATAGGCGGGATCAGGTTAAATGGTCCGGACCTGAGAGCTGTTCGCTAGCTGGGTGATACATTGATTTTACAAGTGACACCAAAATGTGTTAGTCCGCACCTATATTATGGTATATATAACGTCGCGTGCCTGTCGTTCTTGGCTTACGGGTGGCGACTAGTCGACTTTTAACAACTATAAGCACCATCTAGGCACTAGGCGCACTTTAGGGGAGACCAGCCACTAGAAAGCTTTAGAAAGCTGCAAGCGCAGCCGGCAGCGTCAGCGTCGGCGTCGTCAAAGCCCGGCGCTCAAAACCACtgatatataagtatacattgAAATAACTCCCATGATCAACAATTATCACAATTGTCTGACAATTATCATTTGAACTTATATAAAGcgctcaattattatttttagtttctaGTTTCTTCCACTGCGTTCTGCTGAGCTCCAGCCGAGTTCATTTGTTATGATTCCCACAATACGACTGCGTAAACATTCCGAAGCATTTATATTTTACCATTCGCGGTATAATTCGTTGTACCATGCTTGTACCAACGTCCCCGTACATACAATGACACTCGGAAATACTCGCCTCGGAAGCTTTTAACCCATCATTACTACACGTATTGGAAATGATGAGAACAAGAATGTTCACCGAGGAGCGATCAGTGGGCGTATTAGCGTTGGAATTAGGTACGAAGGTAGAAAATATAGTTTAGTAATTTGAGCTTTATCCGCTAGCATATCTTAATACGGATGAGAGTCGCGAAAAAGCTCGGTGCCGCGCCGATCGCACCTCCTTGTACAATTAGTGGATTTGATTCTGacgcaaaaaataatttctcgcaATTCGTAACAAAAATCAAGAACGGGATGTTTGGACATTTATAGCCCTCTTTGACTAATGGTTTGCATAATGttgatatgtatacatatatcgattatttacttatatttttcacaaagCAGGTCAATTCTCCCCACCACACCTTGACTTTTACCAACCCGGTAGGAAAGCTCGCGAATTTTTACTCGGACCTCTGCAAAAAATAGGTCGGAGCTTTTGATGGAGTTATTCCCAGGCCGGTGGAACGTTGAAACGGGGAAACAGGTGGAATAATTACGATTACAGAAAAAGCACTTCTGAATGGCACATACAAGGTATtatactatacctatacatatgtcgTATAATAGTTGGTTTAGACTTGGCGAAAGATTCCGAAAATACCAAGTGTATAATATAGAAGCTTCGACGTGTCCTCTTTTTCGTAATGATACAGCTTTTATGGAGACAGCATTTGATGTTTGATTAGGAAGGTTAGAAATTATCTCAGAATCATATACAAATATAGATCTTATATTCTCCAAAACGTACACTTCATGACAACAAAATAGGTTCCATATTACTATCATTCGgagtaataaaattattcagatgTGTGGGATATACGTACAGACTAAGCATATctacatacattatattctactgaacaattaattaaattaatgaGCAAAAGTAGAGCATATATTGATAATAAAGTACCAATGATGCTTATCACTATGTTCAAATATCATAATTGAActtcatgattattcattGTGCAGTCATCTGAAAGTCAATCATCTAAAAATAGCTAAATTTGCATACTAAGTTGATGAAATTTGGTAAAGTACAAAATCGAATTTTGATGCTATCAGCTATTAGCCGCAGGTAGTCAAGCCCGATTGGAAACTTTGCTGTAGAGTACCGTTATCCTCTAAAATACATTTTGTCTTTTCAGATTCTTGTTCCCTTACTAAATTATCCTTGAACGATCGTCGTAATGCCTTTGGCTCTGGAATGCAAACTTCGTATGGCATTCCTCCGTTCTCTATCACCCAAATGCTGCCGTGCTCTCCAGCGTATAGGACCGTCATCAAACCTTTTGCAACGTTGTACGGTCTGCAATTTAGTAAAcatatttcatcgatttacACTTTTGAAATCCATTTCAACGAACTCCTATTTCTCTCAGTTATCTTTCTGTGTCATATGTTGTAAATGACATTTGTCATCTACAGAGCAATATCTGGGGACATAGAACTCACGTTTGGATTGGTAGTTGTTCGAGATTCTTGACAAAGTCTGCTTTCATAACCCTAGATAATAACTTATTGGGACTGTCTATTGTCAAAGCAGTTTCCGTTAGGCCCGGACATAAGGTCATTACTCGAATACCGCTTTCTTCAAAGATATGCGCAGCCTGAAAGTAAGCACGCAATAATAATatggttatttttcaaactctgatAAATTCTCATTGCAGATTTTTACCCCTAGAGAATTGGAGAACCCAATAGTCGCCCACTTAGTAGCTGTGTAAATGGGTAACTGAGCACTAGTTTCACAATTTGTATGCTGTGCCACATTGACCAAGACTCCTCCTCGACCTCCCTTGTCTATCGCCATGTGTTCAATGGCCAGAAGTGCACAAGACACGTTTCCATTCTATGGGATGGCAAGGTATTATGGTTATTGATACTAAattaatatattttgtttAAAGTAGCACTGCATAAGACGCTGAACAGCAAAAAAATAGCATGTTCATAGTAATGCAACAGCGAATCACTAGTTCACGTTGGTGAACAACAGGTGTATAGCGTTGAG
This region of Athalia rosae chromosome 7, iyAthRosa1.1, whole genome shotgun sequence genomic DNA includes:
- the LOC105688005 gene encoding uncharacterized protein LOC105688005 encodes the protein MSDLQATLEFSLELCKFYNVDLFQRGYYQIRTALRVSPKLPVKVEVNQLRNHSLEEPGTSKRFQILYRNEEVTLGTSVLFRAHVLVHSHRIEETLSRTHFNLGIELWFSQPTQPGNMTCVSSRALQLNFTPTKGLHYHLPVLFDYFHLAAVSITIHVCLVALHQPYIKKSILHYVQSCAPRGGKPWLQFKQTGVNDESKILFGNIEHTTRCVGSATRIHHAQLVQQEVVRLLLTARESLLVEMADLARLLPSWQQRALELAQNTHKEITKVENMMSTEDADIAQLCAQNIVLWQHFLEAFSGRQAVHEHLAHIHHQLRVNRFAEGFFVLGNPRTSAAGCYDANYQSYQAVSEAARRSRYLSALPPLPVHCLELDGDFHSLPLIFEDQYADMQHRHRNSVPSMDDCSCGIAAILEKRSTDLWSPRNESIAQSIGSVHGRVVLAPSTLPARHSKSLDQLGPEIIPPQIQTPAKTLPRSASTQLIPRHRAAFHNGTLPATVPSARSRHPSGGHHSGLFFSNTHQACSAPNPSLGTTPVATLPRAKSTQLLVPHAGQQQARGSSHTAINSNVDSRSITSLLAAMFPELPLNGYFPGYRPSSVTGEQVSSCGIYQTIPNTPLGSMELVQLADCLPSDSAAKPRSKDRNGSSRSPENRKNRNESRMSNYGTAYQPLVDRVPAAFPTSKSDVSSSPFKDSIIDDKAQSRISHSETLDRTPRDKKRNQEHVIKYNTNSLQFWRSHTHANGKSNSGLKRSVIENSTGQSLNSRNIEDLLIPGSLGRLHANRGEAESHENSDEQLKCLNKSVDRFPMPDGLTPGREVDRNNYGLRSQNEKPIIDGKPGRSSSRADQREKLPLFNRRIPDSRKPRYETIGVKPKSRGENQRDREKGSRRPHSAPAIEAENFESSRKCSHRGRRPAPLPHGFKNRLPSTNGATPNVCELENNNTIILKTEPPKSPVEIQNSSEKTLNNSFSVQHDGSIGPYTTRLRCASVPVDQNNRVVVPRSAISLPCMPINDGRETFSNSFAVISSLLSPPSTRPSSLTTSSSSSNLTSECSGWVSSGDTSSSENQDLKLSGQALRQKLSKIASKSKTESVPHSSETRESTEHSYEEVRLPPPKMFQDEPPPPEEFQDPPAPIDNPIYHVYETVKSVTNQKHCKTAPCSPQRSRIKERDNAYGMQDMCFDCYQEGKELLQSTQDHVVNFNKCKEEFKQQMGFSGKIYREKKGLPSRCHKRAHSFGNGELPTLPLHPLRSNVPLSDYPTLASTLPYFHISDEYRLFSPEGVHLIICVHGLEGNAADLRLVKTYLELGLTGAHLDFLMSERNQGDTFSDFDTMTDRLVSEILHHIETSGLNPSKVSFIGHSLGTIIIRSALTRPQLRPLLSRLHTFLSLSGPHLGTLYNTSGLVNAGMWFMQKWKKSGSLLQLAMKDAVDVRHSFMFRLSQRSNLQLFRHVLLCGSAQDRYVPLHSARIELCKAAIRDPTDQGAAYREMVHNILYPVMSTSDVSLVRYDVHHALPPTANALIGRAAHIAVLDSELFIEKFLLVAGLKYFR
- the LOC105688012 gene encoding 15-hydroxyprostaglandin dehydrogenase [NAD(+)]-like isoform X1; the protein is MIKLEVDMVEYVPQLRRMSATERAKEKEEISCILSGRNVLVTGGASGLGAAYVKVFLQYDINKITILDIDSVNGQRSVNAINKTVGYEKATFVHADVSKHEEMIAAFKKASEAMDGIDIVINNAGILDERRWEREIAVNINGNVSCALLAIEHMAIDKGGRGGVLVNVAQHTNCETSAQLPIYTATKWATIGFSNSLGAAHIFEESGIRVMTLCPGLTETALTIDSPNKLLSRVMKADFVKNLEQLPIQTPYNVAKGLMTVLYAGEHGSIWVIENGGMPYEVCIPEPKALRRSFKDNLVREQESEKTKCILEDNGTLQQSFQSGLTTCG
- the LOC105688012 gene encoding 15-hydroxyprostaglandin dehydrogenase [NAD(+)]-like isoform X2, yielding MVEYVPQLRRMSATERAKEKEEISCILSGRNVLVTGGASGLGAAYVKVFLQYDINKITILDIDSVNGQRSVNAINKTVGYEKATFVHADVSKHEEMIAAFKKASEAMDGIDIVINNAGILDERRWEREIAVNINGNVSCALLAIEHMAIDKGGRGGVLVNVAQHTNCETSAQLPIYTATKWATIGFSNSLGAAHIFEESGIRVMTLCPGLTETALTIDSPNKLLSRVMKADFVKNLEQLPIQTPYNVAKGLMTVLYAGEHGSIWVIENGGMPYEVCIPEPKALRRSFKDNLVREQESEKTKCILEDNGTLQQSFQSGLTTCG